The DNA region CCCGATGGCAGCGAAGGCTGCCAGTACCATCGAGGCAATGGACAAGAAAATGACGATCTGCTGCCAGTCCGCGCTGATGCCCTGGAAAGTGTCGATGACCAGGCGCACCATCAAAGCCATGGCAGCCACCTTGGGCGCACTCGCCAGGAGAGCGGTTACCGGAGTGGGTGCTCCCTCATAGACGTCGGGCGTCCACATGTGGAATGGAACCGCAGAAATCTTGAAGGCCACGCCGGCAAGCAGGAACACGATCCCAAAGATCAGACCGATGGAGCGGCCCTCGCTGGCGATGGCGATCACAATGGCCTGCAAGTTGGTGTGCCCCGTGAAGCCATACACCAATGAAGCACCATAGAGTAGCAGACCCGAGCTCAGCGCACCCAGAATAAAGTACTTTAGCCCCGCCTCTGTGGCTCGGGAGTCGTCGCGCTTGATCGCGGCGAGCACGTAAACCGCCAGCGACTGCAGTTCGAGACCGATATAGAGGCTCATGAGATCGTTTGCCGACACCATCAGCATCATGCCCAGCGTCGCGAGCAGTACGAGGATGGAATACTCGTACTTGTGGGTGCCGTTCTCGAAGTCATTCGGCATGGAAAGCATAAGAGCGAAGCCAGAGCCACCCAGCACAAGCGCCTTCATGAAGCGGGCAAAGCTATCCTCGATGAAGACGCCGCTGAAAAGTACGCCGTCGGCCGGATAGAAGACTACCAAGGCAGCCGACGCAAAAAGCAGGACGACGGCGAGCATCGTCACCAGAGCCGAGCGCTCCTTGTTGATGACAATGCCGAGCAACAGCAGCACGAGGATGCCGACCGCCATCAGCATCTCGGGATACGCCGGAGCCAGGCTCGCGAAATCGATTACGTCAGAGTTCACGGGTGTCTCCTAGTGGGCAGCAGCGGCGGGTTCAGCCGCCTCAAGCGGTACCGGTTCGCCATGGGCGAGCGGCGCGCGGGCCTCGGCCAATGCAACCGCCGGATCTCGACCGACCGATGCAGAGTAGTGTGCAACAAGGTTGTTCACTGCAGCCGCAGAAGTGTCGAGGATCGGCATCGGATAAAAGCCGAAGACGATAGTAAGGACAATCAGAGGGTAGATGATGATTTTCTCGCGGAGATTCAGATCCAAGATGCCGCGCAAACTCTCCTTGGTTAGCGCGCCAAAGATCACCCGGCGATAAAGCCAAAGCGCATACCCTGCCGACAGGATCACGCCGAACGCAGCGCCAAAGGCTACCCAGGTATTGACCTGGAAAGCGCCCATCATGGTCAGGAACTCACCCACGAAACCGGACGTGCCGGGAAGACCAACATTGGCCATGGTGAAGACGAGGAAGGCGAAGGCATAGCGCGGCATCCGCTCGACAAGCCCACCATAGGCAGAGATGTCGCGTGTGTGCATGCGGTCGTAAACCACGCCAACACACAGGAACAGCGCACCCGACACGATACCGTGCGAGATCATCTGGAACACGGCGCCCTGGATGCCAAGCGCATTGCCGGCAAAGATACCCATGGTGACGAAGCCCATGTGCGCCACCGACGAATAGGCAATCAGCTTCTTGATGTCGGTTTGCACCAAAGCAATCAGCGAAGTGATGATGATGGCAGCGACCGACAAAAAGAACACGATGTTGGCGAACTGAGCCGAAGCCTCAGGGAACATGGGCAGGCTAAAGCGCAGGAAGCCGTAACCGCCCAGCTTGAGCAAGATAGCAGCCAGGATAACTGATCCGGCAGTCGGCGCCTGCACGTGGGCTTCGGGCAACCAACGGTGCAGTGGCCACATGGGCATTTTGACGGCGAATGACAAGAAGAATGCCCACCACAGCCAAGGCTGCCAATCTTGGGGGAAAGGGTGGCCCAAGAGCCGCGTGATATCGGTAGTACCCGCGTTCCAATACATGGCCATCATGGCCAGCAGCATCAGGACCGAACCGCCGAAGGTGTAGAAGAAGAACTTGTAGCTGGCCTGAATGCGAGCCGAACCGCCCCAGATGCCAATGATCAAGAACATCGGCAGCAGCGTGCCTTCGAAGAACACGTAGAACATGGCCAGATCGAGCGTGGTGAAGACGCCGACCATCAGCGTTTCCAACACCAGGAACACAACCATGTATTCCTTGACCCGATGCTCGACTGACTCCCAACTCGAGAGGATGGCAAACGGCATCAGCAGTGCCGTCAGCACCACGAACAGCACGGAGATCCCGTCCACGCCAACACGGTAGCCGATATTATCCCCGATCCAGGGGATGTTCACCACAAACTGGAAGCCAGGATTGGTAGTATCGAAGCTTTGCCAGAGCGCCAGGGAGAGCACGAGCACGATCAGGGTCACCCCGAAGGCCATCCAGCGGATAGCGCCATGTGCCCCGCGGGGGAATAGTGCAATCAAGGCTGCACCGGCCAGCGGAAGCCAGGTAAGGATGGTCAGAATAGTGTTTTCGAAGTTCATCAGATCAGTCCCCCGGCCGTGATGGCCCAGGTCAGCAGCGCCGCGATGCCGATCAGCATGGCGAAGGCATAGTGATAGAGATAGCCCGACTGGAGCTTGACGACCCAAGACGTGACGTCCTGCACGCGGCGGCCCAACCCTTCTGTCAGCCTGCGGTCGATAAGGTCGTCATCGAAGCCGTGCCAGAACGCGCGTCCCACCCACATGGCCGGCTTGACGAAGATCGTGTTGTACAACTCGTCGAAATACCACTTGTTGAGGAGGAACTGGTAGAGTCCGCGATTGGAAGCGGCAAGCCGTGCCGGTGTCCCGGGGCTCCGGATATACATGATCCAGGCAGCCACGAAGCCGATGATCATGGCAATGGTGGCGCTCCACTTCACCCAAAGCGGTACATGGTGGGCGGCCTCGATGATCTCGTGGTCCACCACCAGGGAGCCGGTGAAGAAGTGTTCAATGTGCTCAACGTGCCCGAAGAACATGTCGTAGAAAACGGCACCCGAGAGCAGCGCACCGACCGCTAGCACGTAGAGCGGCACCAGCATGACACTAGGCGACTCGTGTGCGTGGTCATAAGCCGAACCATGATGCCCGTGATCTCCATGATCATCGGCATTGCTGTCGTCGATGGGCTCATCGTGACTCTCCAGAGCCGCGTGAGCGGGATCAGGATGCGGCCCTTCACCGAAGTGCTGCGGGTCACGAGGGGAACCGTGGAATGTCAGGTGCACCAGGCGCCAGGAATAGAAGCTCGTGAACATGGCGGCGATCGCCAGCGACCAGAAGGCAAACTGACCCAGATTGCCGCCGAAACCGTAGGCAGCTTCCAGAATCGCGTCCTTGGAGAAGAACCCCGCGAAACCGAAGATCGTGCCCGGAATGCCCAGACCGGTGAGCGCCAGGGTGCCGATCAGCATCATGACATAGGTGATCGGGATCTTCTTGGCCAAGCCGCCCATATTGCGCATGTCCTGCTCGTGGTGCATCGCGTGGATCACCGAACCGGCGCCGAGGAACAACAGTGCCTTGAAGAAAGCGTGGGTAAACAAGTGGAAAACGCCCGCAGAATAGGCCCCTACTCCCAAGGCAACGAACATGTAGCCGAGCTGCGAGCAGGTCGAATAGGCGATCACCCGCTTGATGTCATTCTGGACCAGGCCGACGGTGGCGGCGAAGAATGCGGTGATGGCACCGATGACGATCACGACCGAAAGCGCCACGGGCGAGGTCTCGAACAGCGGCGAGAGACGCGCCACCATGAACACACCGGCAGTCACCATGGTAGCGGCGTGAATCAGCGCCGAGACGGGCGTGGGTCCCTCCATTGCGTCGGGAAGCCACGTGTGCAGGAGGAACTGTGCCGACTTCCCCATGGCGCCCATGAAGAGCAACAGGCAAATGACCGTCATCGCGTCCAATTCCCAAGCAAGGAACTGGAAGACCGGCAATCCGGTGGCGCCGAACGCCCCAACTACGGCGAATGCCTCATCGAAGTTGATGGATCCGAGCACCATGAAAGCGCCAAAGATGCCCAGGGCAAAGCCGAAATCGCCCACGCGGTTGACCACGAATGCTTTCATGGCCGCGGCATTGGCAGAGGGTCGCGTGTACCAGAACCCGATCAGCAGATAGGACGCGAGGCCCACGCCTTCCCAGCCGAAGAACATCTGGACGAAGTTGTCAGCCGTCACCAGCATCAGCATGGCGAAGGTGAAGAGCGAGAGATAGGCGAAGAAACGGTTCCGGTGGGGATCCTCGGCCATGTAACCGATGGAATAGACGTGGACGAGCGCGGACACGGTATTCACCACGACCAGCATGATGGCGGTCAAGGTGTCTACGCGCAGGACCCAGCGTAGGTCCATATCGCCGACCTGAATCCATCGCATGATCTCGACCTTGAGAACTGCGGTCTCGCCATTCACCAGTTCGGCACCCATGAGGCCGCCGCCAAAGGCAACCGGGAGAAAAACCACCCAGCTCAGAACGGCCGAAATGATCAAGAGCCCAGTCGTGATGAACTCGCTCGGACGATGCCCGATGGTGCGGCCCAGCAGTCCGGCAATAAGCGCGCCGACGAGGGGCAGGAAAACAATCGCTTGAATCAACATAGCGGTGGTTCTTAGCCCTTCATCTGGTTGACGTCTTCAACCGCGATCGAGCCACGGTTGCGGTAGAAAATCACAAGGATCGCCAAGCCAATCGCCGCCTCGGCAGCAGCCACTGTCAGGATCAACAGAGCAAAGATTTGCCCCTGAAGGTCCAACAGCGCAGCGCTGAACGCGACGAGATTCAGGTTCACTGCCAGGAGGATAAGCTCCACCGACATCAGGATGACGATGATGTTCTTACGGTTGATAAATATGCCGAACACGCCGAGCGTGAACAGGATTGCTGCTACGGTCAGGTAGTGACCGAGCTCGATACCCAAGCCCATGTGTATCTCCTATAGCCCTTGACCGCTCTTGACCTTGACGACTTCCAGCGTCTCCGAGGGCTTACGTCCCACCTGTCGCGCCGCATCCTGCCGCTTGATACCGGGACGATGCCGCAAAGTCAGAACAATCGCACCGATCATCGCCACCAGCAGTACCGCACCGGCGCCTTGGAACAGGAAGACATAGCGGGTGTAAAGCACCTGACCGATGGCACGGATGTTTTCCATGCCTGGGACGATCGGAAGGGCGGAGCTTTGCGCCGCCTCTGGCGATACAACAAAAGTCCCAGCGACCAATAGCAGCTCTAGTAGCAGCACGAGACCAACGACCAGTCCGATGGGCGCGTATTGCAGAAAACCTGAGCGTAACGAGGCGAAGTCAACGTCGAGCATCATCACGACAAAGAGGAACAACACCGCCACAGCGCCGACATAAACAACGACGAGGATCAGCGCCAGGAACTCGGCGCCGGCCAACATGAACAATCCTGCGGCGTTGATGAACGTCAGAATCAGGAACAAAACGGCGTGCACCGGATGCCGCGACGCAATGACCATAACGGCCGACGCAACGCAGACCACCGAGAACACGTAGAAAAAGAATAGCGGAAGGGTCATGCTCTTCCCTCTTAGCGGTAGGGTGCGTCGGCGGCGAGGCTGTGGGCGATTTCACGCTCCCACCTATCACCATTCGCCAAGAGCCGCTCCTTGTTGAAGTAGAGCTCTTCACGGGTTTCAGTCGCAAACTCGAAGTTGGGACCTTCAACAATCGCATCCACCGGACAGGCTTCCTGGCAGAAGCCGCAATAGATGCACTTCACCATGTCGATGTCGTAACGGACCGTACGACGCGTGCCATCGTTCTGCCGGGGGCCGGCTTCGATGGTGATGGCCTGGGCCGGGCAGATGGCTTCGCAGAGCTTGCAGGCAATGCAGCGTTCTTCGCCGTTGGGGTAACGGCGCAGGGCGTGCTCGCCGCGAAACCGGGGGCTGATGGGGCCCTTTTCGAACGGATAGTTCACCGTCGGCTTCGGGCTGAAGAAATACCGCATGGTCAGGAAGAAGGCTTTGACCAGTTCCGAGAGCAGCAGCGTGTTGACGAATTGGGCGGCGCGCATCAGGCCATCCCTCCATGCCAGCCCCAGCCAGTCAGCTGGAGGACGAATGCAACGATTACGACCATGATCAGCGACAGGGGCAGGAAGAGCTTCCAGCCAATACGCATCAATTGGTCATAGCGGTAGCGCGGTACGATGGCCTTGGACATCGCGAACATGAAGAAAACCGCGCTGAGCTTAAGAACAAACCACACCGGGCCCGGAATCCAGGTGAACGGCGGCAGGTCGATCGGTGCCGTCCAGCCACCCAAGAACAAGATCGTGGTGAGAGCACACATCATGAGAATCGAGATGTACTCGCCCAGCATGAACAGC from Devosia sp. RR2S18 includes:
- the nuoN gene encoding NADH-quinone oxidoreductase subunit NuoN yields the protein MNSDVIDFASLAPAYPEMLMAVGILVLLLLGIVINKERSALVTMLAVVLLFASAALVVFYPADGVLFSGVFIEDSFARFMKALVLGGSGFALMLSMPNDFENGTHKYEYSILVLLATLGMMLMVSANDLMSLYIGLELQSLAVYVLAAIKRDDSRATEAGLKYFILGALSSGLLLYGASLVYGFTGHTNLQAIVIAIASEGRSIGLIFGIVFLLAGVAFKISAVPFHMWTPDVYEGAPTPVTALLASAPKVAAMALMVRLVIDTFQGISADWQQIVIFLSIASMVLAAFAAIGQRSIKRLVAYSSIGHVGFALVGLSSGTQVGVEGVAIYMAIYLAMTIGLFACILAFRTESGYVETIDELAGAAQSHPFVAAIMAVLMFSLIGLPPLAGFFAKWHAFLAAIDAQLYVLAVIGVLASAVSAFYYLRVVKVMYFDEPVRAFRAVPSELTIIMGLSGFLIVTYYFTVGAPLAAAAHIAAGSLF
- a CDS encoding NADH-quinone oxidoreductase subunit M, whose translation is MNFENTILTILTWLPLAGAALIALFPRGAHGAIRWMAFGVTLIVLVLSLALWQSFDTTNPGFQFVVNIPWIGDNIGYRVGVDGISVLFVVLTALLMPFAILSSWESVEHRVKEYMVVFLVLETLMVGVFTTLDLAMFYVFFEGTLLPMFLIIGIWGGSARIQASYKFFFYTFGGSVLMLLAMMAMYWNAGTTDITRLLGHPFPQDWQPWLWWAFFLSFAVKMPMWPLHRWLPEAHVQAPTAGSVILAAILLKLGGYGFLRFSLPMFPEASAQFANIVFFLSVAAIIITSLIALVQTDIKKLIAYSSVAHMGFVTMGIFAGNALGIQGAVFQMISHGIVSGALFLCVGVVYDRMHTRDISAYGGLVERMPRYAFAFLVFTMANVGLPGTSGFVGEFLTMMGAFQVNTWVAFGAAFGVILSAGYALWLYRRVIFGALTKESLRGILDLNLREKIIIYPLIVLTIVFGFYPMPILDTSAAAVNNLVAHYSASVGRDPAVALAEARAPLAHGEPVPLEAAEPAAAAH
- the nuoL gene encoding NADH-quinone oxidoreductase subunit L; its protein translation is MLIQAIVFLPLVGALIAGLLGRTIGHRPSEFITTGLLIISAVLSWVVFLPVAFGGGLMGAELVNGETAVLKVEIMRWIQVGDMDLRWVLRVDTLTAIMLVVVNTVSALVHVYSIGYMAEDPHRNRFFAYLSLFTFAMLMLVTADNFVQMFFGWEGVGLASYLLIGFWYTRPSANAAAMKAFVVNRVGDFGFALGIFGAFMVLGSINFDEAFAVVGAFGATGLPVFQFLAWELDAMTVICLLLFMGAMGKSAQFLLHTWLPDAMEGPTPVSALIHAATMVTAGVFMVARLSPLFETSPVALSVVIVIGAITAFFAATVGLVQNDIKRVIAYSTCSQLGYMFVALGVGAYSAGVFHLFTHAFFKALLFLGAGSVIHAMHHEQDMRNMGGLAKKIPITYVMMLIGTLALTGLGIPGTIFGFAGFFSKDAILEAAYGFGGNLGQFAFWSLAIAAMFTSFYSWRLVHLTFHGSPRDPQHFGEGPHPDPAHAALESHDEPIDDSNADDHGDHGHHGSAYDHAHESPSVMLVPLYVLAVGALLSGAVFYDMFFGHVEHIEHFFTGSLVVDHEIIEAAHHVPLWVKWSATIAMIIGFVAAWIMYIRSPGTPARLAASNRGLYQFLLNKWYFDELYNTIFVKPAMWVGRAFWHGFDDDLIDRRLTEGLGRRVQDVTSWVVKLQSGYLYHYAFAMLIGIAALLTWAITAGGLI
- the nuoK gene encoding NADH-quinone oxidoreductase subunit NuoK, which codes for MGLGIELGHYLTVAAILFTLGVFGIFINRKNIIVILMSVELILLAVNLNLVAFSAALLDLQGQIFALLILTVAAAEAAIGLAILVIFYRNRGSIAVEDVNQMKG
- a CDS encoding NADH-quinone oxidoreductase subunit J; this translates as MTLPLFFFYVFSVVCVASAVMVIASRHPVHAVLFLILTFINAAGLFMLAGAEFLALILVVVYVGAVAVLFLFVVMMLDVDFASLRSGFLQYAPIGLVVGLVLLLELLLVAGTFVVSPEAAQSSALPIVPGMENIRAIGQVLYTRYVFLFQGAGAVLLVAMIGAIVLTLRHRPGIKRQDAARQVGRKPSETLEVVKVKSGQGL
- the nuoI gene encoding NADH-quinone oxidoreductase subunit NuoI, encoding MRAAQFVNTLLLSELVKAFFLTMRYFFSPKPTVNYPFEKGPISPRFRGEHALRRYPNGEERCIACKLCEAICPAQAITIEAGPRQNDGTRRTVRYDIDMVKCIYCGFCQEACPVDAIVEGPNFEFATETREELYFNKERLLANGDRWEREIAHSLAADAPYR